Proteins from a genomic interval of Mycolicibacterium grossiae:
- a CDS encoding zinc ribbon domain-containing protein, whose amino-acid sequence MKADVAQQRLLGELTVLDAEIGRLTHRARNLAEQQRLDEVVTEHRAAADRAAALTIALGDLDGEIARFDAEIHSVRQREDRDRNLLASGTVNAKQLTELQHELETLQRRQASLEDDQLEVMERREELQNQRDDAQRAADELHAAVVTAQVARDQALVEIDDAREVAQRRRAELVTNVSADLVTLYDRQRAGGGPGAGVLQGRRCGACRIEIDRADMARITAAAEDDVLRCPECGAVLLREAR is encoded by the coding sequence ATGAAAGCCGATGTCGCACAACAACGCCTGCTGGGCGAGCTGACCGTCCTGGACGCCGAGATCGGCCGCCTGACCCACCGGGCACGGAACCTGGCCGAGCAGCAGCGCCTCGACGAGGTCGTCACCGAGCACCGGGCCGCAGCCGACCGGGCGGCGGCGCTGACCATCGCGCTCGGCGACCTCGACGGTGAGATCGCCAGGTTCGACGCCGAGATCCACTCGGTGCGCCAGCGCGAGGACCGGGACCGCAACCTGCTGGCGTCGGGCACCGTGAACGCCAAGCAGCTCACCGAACTGCAGCATGAACTCGAGACGCTGCAGCGGCGTCAGGCCAGCCTCGAGGACGACCAGCTGGAGGTCATGGAGCGCCGCGAGGAGCTGCAGAACCAGCGCGACGACGCCCAGCGCGCCGCCGACGAGCTGCATGCGGCCGTGGTGACCGCCCAGGTGGCGCGCGACCAGGCGCTGGTCGAGATCGACGACGCGCGAGAGGTTGCCCAGCGGCGGCGCGCCGAACTCGTCACGAACGTCTCCGCGGACCTGGTGACGCTCTACGACCGCCAACGGGCGGGCGGGGGACCGGGAGCCGGTGTGCTGCAGGGGCGTCGGTGCGGCGCCTGCCGCATCGAGATCGACCGCGCCGACATGGCCCGCATCACCGCGGCCGCCGAGGACGACGTGCTGCGCTGCCCGGAGTGCGGTGCGGTCCTGCTGCGGGAGGCGCGATGA
- a CDS encoding Nif3-like dinuclear metal center hexameric protein — protein MSVRLADVIDVLDAAYPPALAQDWDSVGLVCGDPSEPVETVTVAVDATEAVVADLPERSLLLAHHPLLLRGVDTVAADTAKGALLHRLIRRGSALFTAHTNADAAAPGVSDALAGALGLTVEDVLDPQSDGRRLDKWVLFVPDDAAVAVREAVFAAGAGRLGDYSHCCWSTGGTGQFLPRDGATPAIGRVGEIEHVTERRIEVIAPASRRADVLAALRAAHPYEEPAFDVFALAPLPSGTGLGRVCSLSEPEPLSAFVSRVAHRLPATTWGVRAAGDPEATVSRVAVCGGAGDSLLGAAVSAGVQVYLTADLRHHPADEHLRASDVALVDVAHWASEQPWCGQAADLLRRHFGGALEVRASAARTDPWNVEYA, from the coding sequence GTGAGCGTGCGGCTGGCCGACGTCATCGACGTGCTCGACGCGGCGTATCCCCCCGCCCTCGCGCAGGACTGGGACTCGGTGGGTCTGGTCTGCGGTGACCCCTCGGAGCCGGTCGAGACGGTGACGGTGGCGGTCGACGCGACCGAGGCCGTGGTGGCCGACCTCCCGGAGCGCAGCCTGCTGCTCGCTCACCACCCGCTGCTGCTGCGCGGCGTCGACACGGTGGCCGCGGACACCGCGAAGGGCGCGCTGCTGCACCGGTTGATCCGCCGCGGCAGCGCGCTGTTCACCGCGCACACCAATGCCGACGCCGCCGCGCCCGGGGTGTCCGACGCGCTCGCCGGTGCCCTGGGCCTGACCGTCGAGGACGTGCTGGACCCGCAGTCCGACGGGCGCCGCCTCGACAAGTGGGTGCTCTTCGTTCCGGACGACGCCGCGGTCGCGGTCCGAGAGGCGGTGTTCGCGGCCGGCGCCGGTCGACTCGGCGACTACTCGCACTGCTGCTGGAGCACCGGCGGCACGGGTCAGTTCCTGCCCCGCGACGGGGCGACGCCGGCGATCGGCCGCGTGGGGGAGATCGAGCACGTGACCGAACGACGCATCGAGGTCATCGCGCCGGCGTCGCGCCGCGCCGACGTGCTCGCCGCGCTCCGCGCCGCCCACCCGTACGAGGAGCCCGCCTTCGACGTCTTCGCGCTCGCCCCGCTGCCCAGCGGGACGGGTCTCGGCCGGGTGTGCAGCCTGTCCGAACCGGAACCATTGTCCGCCTTCGTCTCCCGCGTCGCGCACCGGCTTCCCGCGACGACGTGGGGCGTCCGCGCCGCCGGAGATCCGGAGGCGACGGTGTCGCGCGTGGCGGTGTGCGGCGGGGCGGGCGACTCGCTGCTCGGCGCGGCGGTGTCGGCCGGCGTGCAGGTCTACCTCACCGCGGACCTGCGGCATCATCCGGCGGACGAGCACCTGCGCGCGTCCGACGTGGCCTTGGTGGACGTGGCCCACTGGGCCAGCGAACAACCCTGGTGTGGGCAGGCCGCCGACCTGTTGCGCCGCCACTTCGGCGGTGCTCTCGAGGTGCGGGCGAGCGCCGCCCGCACCGATCCGTGGAACGTGGAGTATGCATGA
- a CDS encoding HAD hydrolase-like protein, producing the protein MSAQLVIFDLDGTLTDSASGIVSSFRHALATIGAEVPDGDLAALVVGPPMHVTLAGMGLGDRAAEAIAAYRADYTTRGWSMNGVFDGIPALLADLRAQGVRLAVATSKAEHMAQRIVEHFGLDGHFEVVAGASVDGARSSKADVVAHALAQLEPLPDDILMVGDRDHDVLGAAAHGIDTVVVGWGYGAGDFDGPSAAVPAGRVATVAELREVLGV; encoded by the coding sequence GTGAGCGCCCAGTTGGTGATCTTCGACCTCGACGGCACGCTGACCGATTCGGCGAGCGGCATCGTGTCGAGCTTCCGCCATGCGCTCGCCACCATCGGCGCCGAGGTGCCCGACGGCGACCTGGCCGCCCTGGTGGTGGGGCCGCCCATGCACGTGACGCTGGCCGGCATGGGGCTGGGTGACCGGGCCGCCGAGGCGATCGCCGCCTACCGCGCCGACTACACGACGCGCGGCTGGTCGATGAACGGCGTCTTCGACGGCATCCCGGCACTGCTGGCGGACCTGCGGGCCCAGGGGGTGCGGCTGGCGGTCGCGACGTCGAAGGCCGAGCACATGGCGCAGCGCATCGTCGAGCACTTCGGTCTCGACGGCCACTTCGAGGTGGTCGCCGGCGCCAGCGTCGACGGCGCGCGATCGTCGAAGGCCGACGTCGTCGCCCATGCGCTCGCCCAGCTCGAGCCGCTGCCGGACGACATCCTGATGGTCGGCGACCGCGACCACGACGTGCTGGGGGCCGCCGCGCACGGGATCGACACCGTGGTCGTCGGCTGGGGGTATGGCGCCGGCGACTTCGACGGCCCGTCGGCCGCGGTGCCCGCCGGCCGCGTCGCGACCGTCGCGGAGTTGCGCGAGGTGCTCGGTGTCTGA
- a CDS encoding arsenate reductase/protein-tyrosine-phosphatase family protein, giving the protein MAKKMFAHQIAERGLADAVRVTSAGTGGWHAGDPADERAGRVLVDHGYPADHRAAQLDDDHLAADLVVAMGRNHTRILRDLGVPAERLRMLRSFDPRSAAHALDVEDPYYGTRSDFEDVFAVIEASLPGLHDWVDEHLRTREAVS; this is encoded by the coding sequence ATGGCCAAGAAGATGTTCGCCCACCAGATCGCCGAACGCGGTCTCGCCGACGCGGTCCGCGTGACGAGCGCCGGCACCGGCGGCTGGCATGCCGGCGACCCGGCCGACGAGCGCGCCGGGCGGGTGCTGGTCGACCACGGGTACCCCGCCGATCACCGGGCCGCGCAGCTGGACGACGACCACCTGGCCGCCGATCTGGTGGTGGCCATGGGACGCAACCACACCCGCATCCTGCGTGACCTCGGGGTGCCCGCGGAGCGGCTGCGCATGCTGCGGTCGTTCGATCCGCGCTCGGCTGCGCACGCGCTGGACGTCGAGGATCCGTACTACGGCACCCGATCGGATTTCGAGGACGTCTTCGCGGTGATCGAGGCGTCGCTGCCCGGCCTGCACGACTGGGTGGACGAGCACCTGCGGACCCGCGAGGCGGTGAGCTGA
- a CDS encoding SURF1 family cytochrome oxidase biogenesis protein, giving the protein MRRFAFLLRPQWLALYVVVIGFAYLCFTVLAPWQLGKNTKTSRENAQISASLTADPVPVGTVLPRIDSAAPDDAWKRVTATGRYLPQGQVLARLRSVDGEPAFEVLVPFAVEGGPTVLVDRGYVRPEEGSKVPDIPAAPNGTVTVTARLRNSEMVAAGKQPFRQDGAMQFYSINTDQIASVTGIPTAGSYLQLVEDQPGGLGVIPLPHLDSGPFLSYGIQWIAFGIIAPVGVGYFVVAEYKQRRREKAARPADPTPTTANPSTAAPRTADEKLADRYGRRR; this is encoded by the coding sequence ATGCGCCGGTTCGCCTTCCTGCTGCGGCCCCAGTGGCTGGCGCTCTACGTGGTGGTGATCGGCTTCGCCTACCTGTGCTTCACGGTGCTGGCGCCGTGGCAGCTGGGCAAGAACACCAAGACCTCGCGCGAGAACGCGCAGATCTCCGCCTCCCTGACCGCCGATCCCGTGCCGGTGGGCACGGTGCTGCCGCGCATCGACTCCGCCGCACCCGACGACGCCTGGAAGCGCGTCACGGCCACCGGTCGGTATCTTCCGCAGGGCCAGGTGCTGGCCCGGTTGCGGTCGGTCGATGGCGAACCGGCGTTCGAGGTGCTGGTGCCGTTCGCCGTGGAGGGCGGACCAACCGTGCTCGTCGACCGCGGTTACGTCCGTCCCGAGGAGGGCTCGAAGGTGCCGGACATCCCGGCGGCGCCGAACGGCACCGTGACGGTGACGGCCCGGCTGCGCAACTCGGAGATGGTCGCCGCCGGCAAGCAGCCGTTCCGCCAGGACGGGGCGATGCAGTTCTATTCGATCAACACCGACCAGATCGCCTCGGTCACCGGCATTCCGACCGCCGGGTCCTATCTGCAACTGGTCGAGGACCAGCCGGGCGGTCTGGGCGTGATCCCGCTGCCGCACCTGGACTCCGGACCGTTCCTGTCCTACGGCATCCAGTGGATCGCGTTCGGGATCATCGCCCCGGTCGGCGTCGGCTACTTCGTGGTGGCGGAGTACAAGCAGCGCCGTCGCGAGAAGGCGGCCCGGCCGGCCGATCCCACCCCCACCACAGCCAACCCCAGTACGGCCGCGCCCCGGACCGCCGACGAGAAGCTCGCCGACCGCTACGGCCGCCGGCGCTGA
- a CDS encoding cellulase family glycosylhydrolase: MIVKRFVVAGVATVAVSAVGALTLSPAIPSVSMDVAEAAAINESNTTIGIADSDLYFESPAAIDAALDEMQAMGVNTVRIGIPWAGINPIPGYYDWSQSDYLINAADARGMGILAVITTTPGYQQNGSGVYSAPVDPAAYGEFAGLAAQRYAGKVGAYEIWNEPNAAPFYGPAPDPAGYTELLKAAYPAIKAADPNATVVGGVVGSTVTYGNLTLNPVTFVDQMYQAGAQGYFDALSFHPYQYTMPFSEGGYHPDSPLNQLDDIHDLMVANGDAGKLIWASEYGEPTAVATEEQQAAYIRDMLTTWRQIGYTGPAFVYTLQDTDSSSTDPEATFGLIRSDGTWKPAAYVVQELAQSQNTTPQMAQMALALPQADTADPAALATLQQIAGPTDPTTQTQLTAATTQMAATAPTATVTDPTAPAVVQPSVTQPALAEPTIAAPTLMQPTLAAPAPATAPTTASAPAPSTTAAPAPTTAPTSTAPAPVQSTTTAPTMAEPTIATPTIATPTLQQPTIAVAPTAPADVPSTSLDPSRTVQVPDSTSTAPSTGTTGGATTGTTGGATTGTTGGTTTGTGTTAGTTSSSSGTTGGSTGGTTKSSTDQTKKKDRTGTRR, translated from the coding sequence TTGATCGTCAAGAGATTCGTCGTCGCCGGCGTCGCCACCGTCGCGGTATCCGCGGTGGGTGCGCTGACCCTGTCGCCGGCAATTCCGAGCGTCTCCATGGACGTTGCTGAGGCCGCAGCGATCAACGAGTCGAACACCACGATCGGCATTGCGGACTCCGATCTGTACTTCGAATCGCCGGCGGCGATCGACGCGGCGCTCGACGAGATGCAGGCGATGGGCGTCAATACCGTCCGCATCGGCATCCCGTGGGCCGGCATCAACCCGATCCCCGGCTACTACGACTGGTCGCAGTCGGACTACCTCATCAACGCCGCCGATGCGCGGGGGATGGGCATCCTCGCCGTCATCACCACCACGCCGGGCTACCAGCAGAACGGTTCGGGCGTCTACAGCGCGCCGGTCGACCCTGCCGCCTACGGCGAGTTCGCGGGCCTGGCCGCTCAGCGTTATGCCGGCAAGGTAGGCGCCTACGAGATCTGGAACGAACCGAACGCCGCGCCGTTCTACGGTCCGGCGCCGGACCCGGCGGGTTACACCGAATTGCTCAAGGCGGCCTATCCCGCCATCAAGGCGGCGGATCCCAACGCCACCGTCGTCGGCGGCGTCGTCGGGTCGACGGTCACCTACGGCAATCTCACGCTGAACCCGGTCACGTTCGTCGACCAGATGTACCAGGCCGGCGCGCAGGGCTACTTCGACGCCCTGTCGTTCCATCCGTACCAGTACACGATGCCGTTCTCCGAGGGCGGCTACCATCCGGATTCGCCGCTCAACCAGCTCGACGACATCCACGACCTGATGGTCGCCAACGGCGACGCCGGCAAGCTCATCTGGGCCAGTGAGTACGGCGAGCCGACGGCGGTCGCGACCGAAGAGCAGCAGGCGGCCTACATCCGGGACATGTTGACCACCTGGCGCCAGATCGGTTACACCGGACCGGCCTTCGTCTACACGCTGCAGGACACCGACAGCAGCAGCACCGATCCGGAGGCGACGTTCGGGCTGATCCGTAGCGACGGCACCTGGAAGCCGGCGGCCTACGTGGTGCAGGAACTCGCGCAGTCGCAGAACACCACGCCGCAGATGGCGCAGATGGCGCTGGCGCTTCCCCAGGCCGACACCGCCGATCCGGCTGCGCTCGCCACGCTGCAGCAGATCGCCGGGCCGACCGATCCCACGACGCAGACGCAGCTGACCGCCGCCACCACACAGATGGCGGCGACGGCGCCGACGGCCACGGTGACCGACCCGACCGCACCCGCCGTGGTGCAGCCCTCGGTGACTCAACCCGCTCTGGCGGAACCGACCATCGCCGCGCCGACCTTGATGCAGCCCACGCTTGCGGCCCCCGCCCCGGCGACCGCGCCGACGACGGCGAGCGCACCGGCTCCCTCGACGACGGCCGCCCCGGCACCGACGACGGCCCCGACGTCGACGGCGCCCGCCCCGGTGCAGTCGACGACCACCGCGCCGACCATGGCGGAGCCGACCATCGCCACGCCGACCATCGCCACGCCGACGCTGCAGCAGCCGACCATCGCGGTGGCTCCGACCGCGCCGGCCGACGTCCCGTCGACGAGCCTCGACCCGTCGCGCACCGTTCAGGTGCCCGACTCGACGAGCACGGCACCGAGCACCGGGACCACGGGCGGGGCGACCACCGGGACCACGGGCGGGGCGACCACCGGGACCACGGGCGGGACGACCACCGGCACGGGTACGACGGCGGGCACCACGTCGAGCAGTTCCGGCACGACGGGCGGTTCGACCGGTGGCACCACCAAGTCGAGCACCGATCAGACGAAGAAGAAGGACCGCACCGGCACCCGTCGCTGA